A genomic segment from Desulfomicrobium apsheronum encodes:
- a CDS encoding YcaO-like family protein: protein MIKIQPCPKGYVTDLDKTCTPEETVTRAREALANSGKRILAQTRRIDTGRLGIPVYMSICGEDARGIMPTRKQMGKGASAPQAEASALMELAERFSYFSYWNNPGNFQSMTWSQAREAFGDRLLPISYMLQSVTDGVCEDDAARILDLLPWRFAPVTDIGGEQEFMAPLDWFKKLNEFNGSSAGNTLEESMLQGGCELVERHVCAVIDRTRQETPSIDPASFTDPVLIELHDKFSANGLKVFLKDFSLGLPVPTVAALVMDPATFPHKSEIVFTAGTASSPEKAAIRALTEIAQLGGDFETCSNYEASGLPKFTHPDQCAWLTSGAMVSIHSLPSNTNADIATELENFCARLKDQGFTFFSVDTTVKELGIPANYNFVPGFLFRERTPMASLGLFVGRVLAEDMDPEQAQAGLDVLEEIQPDAHYLPFFRGLVALRQGEIDQAASWFARAEHLQPEADDRGLAAFYQAYALSQQGQWAGTIPHLDRAVEYCPEVKEYFNLRGVAYFKQQEFAGAAANFELALALDSGSAMDLANLGLCHKFMNNADKARELLSEALALDPDLEFARTHLNEL from the coding sequence ATGATCAAGATACAACCCTGCCCCAAGGGCTACGTAACGGACCTGGATAAGACCTGCACACCCGAAGAAACCGTCACCCGGGCGCGGGAAGCCCTGGCAAACTCGGGCAAGCGCATCCTGGCCCAGACTCGGCGCATCGACACAGGTCGCCTCGGCATCCCGGTCTACATGTCCATCTGCGGCGAGGACGCCCGGGGCATCATGCCCACCCGCAAACAGATGGGCAAAGGCGCTTCCGCCCCCCAGGCCGAAGCCTCGGCGCTGATGGAGCTGGCGGAGAGGTTCAGCTATTTTTCCTACTGGAACAATCCCGGAAACTTTCAGTCCATGACCTGGTCGCAGGCACGGGAAGCTTTCGGCGACAGGCTTCTGCCCATCTCCTACATGCTTCAGTCCGTGACGGACGGAGTCTGCGAAGACGATGCGGCGCGCATCCTGGACCTTCTGCCCTGGCGTTTCGCGCCGGTCACGGACATCGGCGGCGAGCAGGAATTCATGGCCCCGCTGGACTGGTTCAAGAAACTCAATGAATTCAATGGCTCATCCGCAGGAAACACCCTGGAGGAGTCCATGCTGCAGGGCGGTTGCGAACTGGTCGAACGCCATGTCTGCGCCGTCATCGACCGCACCCGGCAGGAAACGCCCAGCATCGATCCCGCCTCCTTCACCGACCCGGTCCTGATCGAGTTGCACGATAAATTTTCCGCCAACGGCCTCAAAGTCTTTCTCAAGGATTTCAGCCTGGGCCTGCCCGTGCCCACGGTGGCGGCCCTGGTCATGGACCCGGCCACCTTCCCGCACAAAAGCGAGATCGTCTTCACGGCGGGCACGGCCTCATCTCCCGAAAAGGCGGCCATCCGCGCCCTGACGGAAATCGCCCAGCTCGGCGGGGATTTCGAGACCTGCAGCAATTACGAAGCCTCTGGCCTGCCCAAGTTCACCCACCCGGACCAGTGCGCGTGGCTGACTTCCGGCGCGATGGTCTCCATCCACTCCCTGCCTTCGAACACCAACGCGGATATCGCAACGGAACTCGAAAACTTCTGTGCGCGGCTCAAGGACCAGGGCTTCACCTTTTTCTCCGTGGACACCACGGTCAAAGAACTCGGCATCCCCGCCAACTACAACTTCGTACCCGGATTTTTGTTCCGGGAGCGCACGCCCATGGCCTCCCTGGGTCTTTTCGTAGGCCGCGTGCTGGCCGAGGACATGGACCCCGAACAGGCCCAAGCCGGGCTTGACGTGCTGGAAGAAATCCAACCAGATGCCCATTACCTGCCGTTCTTTCGGGGCCTCGTGGCCCTGCGTCAGGGCGAGATCGACCAGGCCGCGTCCTGGTTCGCCCGGGCCGAGCACCTGCAACCCGAAGCCGATGACCGGGGCCTGGCCGCGTTCTATCAGGCCTACGCGCTTTCCCAGCAGGGGCAGTGGGCCGGCACGATCCCCCATCTGGACCGCGCCGTGGAGTACTGCCCCGAGGTCAAGGAATACTTCAACCTGCGCGGGGTGGCCTATTTCAAGCAGCAAGAATTCGCCGGAGCGGCGGCCAATTTCGAACTGGCCCTCGCTCTCGACAGCGGATCAGCCATGGACCTGGCCAATCTGGGTCTGTGTCATAAGTTCATGAACAACGCGGACAAGGCCCGGGAACTCCTGAGCGAAGCGCTGGCTCTCGATCCAGACCTGGAATTCGCCCGCACCCATTTGAACGAACTTTAG
- a CDS encoding PhoH family protein, with product MEIQEISFENADFAREVFGPGNAYLDTVATMTGVRVESRGNALSIFGEDPLMVGLVCRYFAQIYDLVRGGHQLFERDIEQSLRIMLRDPSTPLKSYYQEALFAVSSRKTVCPKTVTQREYLHALRELDLTLGIGPAGTGKTYLAVAVGVSLFLQKKVKRLILTRPAVEAGEKLGFLPGDLVEKINPYLRPLYDALHDMLDYAKVQEMIGTGAIEIAPLAFMRGRTLNNAFVILDEAQNTSPEQMKMFLTRLGYGSRAVVTGDITQIDLPGHIGSGLVQAMDVLKDVQGIAMVHFTEADVIRHPLVGRIVRAYDRHRQITQASQTRDGDTSGQVGRGKGRRATPVREG from the coding sequence ATGGAAATTCAGGAAATATCCTTTGAAAACGCGGACTTTGCCCGCGAAGTCTTTGGCCCCGGCAATGCCTATCTGGACACCGTGGCCACAATGACGGGCGTGCGCGTCGAGAGTCGGGGCAACGCGCTCTCGATCTTTGGCGAAGATCCGCTCATGGTCGGTCTGGTCTGCCGGTATTTCGCCCAGATTTATGATCTGGTGCGCGGCGGACACCAGCTTTTCGAGCGCGACATAGAGCAGAGTCTGCGCATCATGCTGCGCGATCCGTCCACCCCGCTCAAGAGCTATTACCAGGAAGCGCTTTTCGCGGTTTCATCCCGCAAGACCGTCTGCCCCAAGACCGTGACCCAGCGCGAGTACCTGCACGCCCTGCGCGAGCTGGATCTGACCCTTGGCATAGGCCCGGCCGGGACGGGCAAGACCTATCTGGCCGTGGCCGTGGGCGTGTCCCTGTTTCTGCAGAAAAAGGTCAAGCGCCTGATCCTGACCCGACCGGCCGTGGAGGCGGGCGAAAAGCTCGGATTCCTGCCCGGCGATCTGGTGGAGAAGATAAATCCGTATCTGCGACCGCTCTATGACGCGCTGCACGACATGCTCGATTACGCCAAGGTGCAGGAAATGATCGGCACCGGAGCCATCGAGATCGCGCCCCTGGCCTTCATGCGCGGGCGCACCCTGAACAACGCCTTCGTCATCCTCGACGAGGCCCAGAATACCTCCCCCGAGCAGATGAAGATGTTTCTGACCCGCCTTGGCTACGGATCGCGGGCCGTGGTCACCGGCGACATCACCCAGATCGACCTGCCCGGTCATATCGGATCGGGCCTGGTGCAGGCCATGGATGTGCTGAAGGATGTGCAGGGCATCGCCATGGTTCATTTCACCGAGGCGGACGTCATCCGCCATCCGCTGGTGGGACGGATTGTCCGCGCCTATGACCGGCATCGGCAGATCACGCAGGCCTCGCAGACACGCGATGGCGATACGTCCGGACAGGTCGGGCGCGGCAAGGGCCGCCGGGCCACGCCGGTGCGGGAGGGCTGA
- the dksA gene encoding RNA polymerase-binding protein DksA, with protein MEAKDLEFFKEYLTQMIDDIQRQGEATIEEMSDNVEYYSDPADRASAESDRTFTLRLRDRDRKLIKKINEALDRIEDGTFGVCEDCDEEIGIPRLKARPMTTLCIECKSRREEEERLRGD; from the coding sequence ATGGAAGCCAAAGACCTTGAGTTCTTCAAAGAATATTTGACTCAGATGATTGACGATATCCAGCGGCAGGGTGAGGCGACCATCGAAGAAATGTCGGACAACGTGGAATACTATTCCGATCCTGCCGACAGAGCTTCAGCCGAGTCCGACCGGACGTTCACTCTGCGTTTACGTGACCGGGACCGCAAGCTGATCAAGAAAATCAACGAAGCCCTGGATCGTATCGAAGACGGCACTTTCGGCGTTTGCGAGGATTGCGACGAGGAAATCGGAATTCCCCGCTTAAAAGCCCGTCCGATGACCACCTTGTGCATCGAATGCAAGAGCCGCAGGGAAGAGGAAGAGCGTTTGCGCGGTGACTAG
- the argF gene encoding ornithine carbamoyltransferase — translation MMKHFLSINNLMATEAMDLVLRAKEMKDGDYRSDLLAGKTLAMIFEKASTRTRVSFEVGIRHLGGDTIFMTPADSQLGRSEPLKDTARVLSRYVQGMVVRTFAQKNVDDLARYGSIPVVNALTDMFHPCQIMSDMLTIYERTTNLKDLVISWIGDGNNMANSWINASVYFGFQLNIACPEGYTPNTAVLERALKMGAKVYVTDDPKAAIAGSHFVNTDVWASMGQEAEQKKREKAFAGYQLDEELLALADPNAKVLHCLPAHRGEEISESVFEGSQSIVFDQAENRLHMQKAILEWIYS, via the coding sequence ATCATGAAGCATTTTCTGTCGATTAATAATCTGATGGCCACCGAGGCCATGGATCTGGTGCTGCGGGCCAAGGAAATGAAGGACGGGGATTACCGTTCCGACCTGCTCGCGGGAAAGACTTTGGCCATGATTTTCGAGAAGGCCTCCACCCGTACGCGCGTGTCTTTCGAGGTCGGCATCCGTCATCTGGGCGGCGATACGATCTTCATGACCCCCGCCGATTCCCAACTGGGCCGCAGTGAACCCCTGAAAGACACGGCTCGCGTGCTCTCCCGCTATGTGCAGGGCATGGTCGTGCGCACTTTCGCCCAGAAGAATGTCGATGATCTGGCTCGTTACGGCAGCATCCCCGTGGTCAACGCTTTGACGGACATGTTTCATCCCTGTCAGATCATGAGCGACATGCTCACCATTTATGAGCGGACCACGAACCTCAAGGATCTGGTCATCTCCTGGATCGGGGATGGAAACAACATGGCCAATTCCTGGATCAACGCCAGCGTGTATTTCGGATTCCAGCTCAATATCGCCTGTCCCGAGGGATACACCCCGAACACGGCGGTGCTGGAGCGGGCGCTGAAAATGGGCGCCAAGGTCTATGTGACCGATGATCCGAAGGCGGCCATCGCCGGGTCCCATTTCGTCAACACTGACGTGTGGGCCTCCATGGGGCAGGAAGCGGAGCAGAAGAAGCGCGAAAAGGCCTTTGCCGGATACCAGCTCGACGAAGAACTGCTCGCTCTGGCCGATCCGAATGCCAAGGTGCTGCACTGCCTGCCCGCCCACCGTGGCGAGGAGATCAGCGAGTCGGTCTTCGAAGGATCGCAGTCCATCGTTTTTGATCAGGCCGAAAACCGTCTGCACATGCAGAAGGCCATCCTGGAATGGATATACAGCTAA
- a CDS encoding NFACT RNA binding domain-containing protein, with product MDASVFCFVARELAERIVGMRVEKVFAPLPETWTLDLGRAGYLVLCTAKPTPFLYLSPHKPENPHNPSGRAMWLRKRLKGRRVLGLVSDWPLRRLALELSPGEGKWLILDLTANPLLTDALPPGFGSEPVWPELERIKSEEGLWRELPHLTPPLRHHLRSVPLAEAESLLMNLKAGAVSTFYHGLDHQGRPQVRLWPLRDGGACGSALEAAQMAHGQTLAGLERVHAGADSAVARNIRRIRRALERVQDDQKRLQGMVEKRREGLLLQAHLHSLDRNVRLAVLRLEDEEGEEVEVRFDPGLTVRENMERFFMRAAKGERGLGIVAARALALQRELDAARQGMPPAESEPERGAKAPAPVVLPAKYRKIKVQAYRSSDGFLIVRGRSAQANHQLLTQAASPFDYWLHAQDGPGAHVIVKRDFPAQEVPERTIQEAAALAALVSHLKMADRGEVLLCLVKDVRPIKGAALGMVGVDKVLRTVRPAIDPALEENLRLEGQR from the coding sequence ATGGATGCCAGTGTTTTTTGTTTTGTGGCCAGGGAATTGGCCGAGCGCATCGTCGGCATGCGTGTAGAGAAGGTTTTTGCGCCTCTGCCCGAAACCTGGACCCTGGATCTTGGCCGGGCCGGGTATCTTGTGCTGTGCACGGCCAAGCCCACTCCGTTTCTCTACCTGAGTCCTCACAAGCCCGAAAATCCCCATAATCCTTCAGGGCGCGCCATGTGGCTGCGCAAACGCCTCAAAGGACGTCGCGTCCTGGGGCTCGTTTCGGACTGGCCGCTTCGGCGGTTGGCCCTTGAGCTGTCACCGGGCGAAGGCAAATGGCTCATCCTCGATCTGACCGCGAATCCGCTGCTGACGGACGCGTTGCCGCCCGGATTCGGGAGCGAGCCGGTCTGGCCGGAGCTTGAGCGAATCAAAAGCGAGGAAGGGCTGTGGAGGGAACTTCCCCACCTGACCCCGCCCTTGCGCCATCATCTGCGTTCGGTTCCCCTGGCCGAGGCCGAATCGTTGCTGATGAATCTGAAGGCTGGCGCAGTATCCACTTTTTATCACGGCCTTGATCATCAGGGACGCCCCCAGGTACGGCTCTGGCCCTTGCGAGACGGAGGGGCCTGCGGCAGCGCCCTGGAGGCCGCGCAGATGGCCCACGGCCAGACGCTGGCAGGGCTGGAGCGGGTTCATGCCGGTGCCGACAGCGCCGTGGCCCGCAACATTCGCCGCATCCGGCGCGCCCTTGAGCGGGTGCAGGATGATCAAAAGCGCTTGCAGGGCATGGTCGAAAAGCGTCGCGAAGGCCTGCTGCTACAGGCTCATCTGCACAGTCTGGACCGGAATGTCCGCCTGGCCGTGCTGCGCCTTGAGGATGAAGAGGGCGAAGAGGTGGAGGTGCGCTTTGATCCGGGCTTGACGGTGCGGGAAAACATGGAGCGCTTTTTCATGCGCGCCGCCAAGGGCGAACGGGGGCTCGGCATTGTCGCTGCCCGCGCCCTGGCCCTCCAGCGGGAGCTGGATGCTGCCCGTCAGGGCATGCCGCCGGCCGAATCCGAGCCGGAGCGCGGCGCAAAAGCTCCCGCGCCTGTCGTGCTTCCCGCCAAGTACCGCAAGATCAAGGTCCAGGCCTACCGCTCCTCCGACGGCTTCCTCATTGTGCGCGGCCGCAGCGCCCAGGCCAATCACCAGCTTCTGACCCAGGCCGCCAGTCCTTTTGATTACTGGCTGCACGCCCAGGACGGCCCCGGGGCGCACGTCATCGTCAAGCGCGACTTTCCGGCCCAGGAAGTGCCCGAGCGGACCATCCAGGAAGCGGCGGCCCTGGCGGCCCTGGTCAGTCATCTGAAAATGGCCGATCGGGGCGAGGTGCTCCTGTGCCTGGTCAAGGATGTGCGGCCCATAAAAGGCGCGGCCCTTGGCATGGTCGGGGTGGACAAGGTTTTGCGCACGGTCCGTCCGGCCATTGATCCCGCCCTGGAAGAAAACCTTCGCCTCGAAGGGCAACGCTGA
- the ybeY gene encoding rRNA maturation RNase YbeY has translation MLHLDQAVPVDPRFPLSGPELMEIFEGLAATFGLDEWQVSLRIVDDLEMAELNERFMGCLGPTNVLSFPGGEDDWLGDLVLSAETLARESWLYNQDTHEYTVRLLAHGLLHLMGHDHGQEMDALTELAVASVRLDADESFRRLFPSV, from the coding sequence ATGCTGCATCTGGATCAGGCCGTGCCGGTTGATCCCCGCTTTCCCCTGTCGGGGCCGGAGCTCATGGAGATTTTCGAGGGATTGGCCGCGACTTTTGGACTCGACGAATGGCAGGTCTCCCTGCGCATTGTCGATGACCTGGAAATGGCCGAACTGAACGAGCGGTTCATGGGCTGCCTGGGGCCGACCAACGTGCTCAGCTTCCCCGGCGGCGAGGATGACTGGCTGGGGGATCTGGTGCTTTCCGCCGAGACCCTGGCCCGGGAATCCTGGCTCTACAATCAGGACACCCACGAATATACCGTGCGCTTGCTGGCTCACGGCCTGCTGCATCTCATGGGCCACGACCACGGTCAGGAAATGGACGCGCTGACGGAGTTGGCCGTGGCCTCGGTCCGGCTCGATGCGGATGAATCCTTCAGGCGCCTCTTCCCTTCAGTCTGA
- a CDS encoding helicase HerA-like domain-containing protein — MSANDFLLGGAGGQGFYQLGVMGNRHGLVTGATGTGKTVTLQVLAESYARMGVPVFAADIKGDLSGVAVAGTSHPKIDERLAAMPAQGFSFQGCPVVFWDVFGKSGHPLRSTISEMGPLLLSSLLGVNETQSGILYACFRIADEQGLLLLDLKDLRAMLEFMAKNAADLRGTYGNISAASVGALQRQLLVLEEQGGDIFFGEPAVNLGDLMHVDFSGNGVISILDASSLMSRSPKIYATFLLWLLAELFEQLPEVGNPDKPVMVFFFDEAHLLFDNAPKALVDKIEQVVRLIRSKGVGIYFITQSPADVPDQILGQLGLKIQHALRAYTPREQKAVRAVAESFRANPAFDTGEAIVSLGTGEALVSALDEKGRPRMVERILIRPPHSRIGPLTEQERATILSRSPLKGRYDAAVDRESAFELLQVRAHESMARAEEVRQAETQAKAKGADSGWFSGSGRRQGVAEALVKSTVRTIGTQLGREILRGVLGSLFGGKR; from the coding sequence ATGAGCGCAAATGATTTTTTGCTTGGCGGGGCAGGCGGGCAGGGTTTTTATCAGCTTGGAGTCATGGGCAACCGTCACGGTCTGGTGACAGGGGCCACCGGCACGGGCAAGACCGTCACGCTGCAGGTGCTGGCGGAGAGCTATGCTCGGATGGGGGTTCCGGTCTTTGCGGCCGATATAAAGGGCGATCTTTCTGGCGTCGCGGTGGCGGGCACGTCTCATCCGAAGATCGACGAGCGCCTGGCCGCCATGCCCGCGCAAGGCTTTTCCTTTCAGGGCTGTCCCGTTGTTTTCTGGGATGTCTTTGGCAAAAGCGGTCATCCCCTGCGCAGCACCATCTCCGAGATGGGACCGCTGCTTCTTTCTTCTTTGCTGGGTGTGAACGAGACGCAAAGCGGAATTCTGTACGCCTGTTTTCGCATCGCCGACGAGCAGGGCCTTTTGCTTCTTGATTTAAAGGACCTGCGGGCCATGCTGGAATTCATGGCCAAAAACGCGGCGGATCTGCGTGGGACCTACGGCAACATCAGCGCCGCCAGCGTGGGCGCATTGCAGCGGCAGTTGCTGGTGCTGGAGGAGCAGGGCGGGGACATCTTTTTCGGCGAACCGGCGGTGAACCTTGGTGACCTCATGCATGTCGATTTTTCGGGCAACGGCGTCATCTCCATACTTGACGCCTCAAGTCTCATGTCCCGCTCGCCGAAGATCTACGCCACTTTTCTGCTCTGGCTTCTGGCCGAACTTTTCGAGCAGTTGCCGGAGGTCGGCAACCCGGACAAGCCCGTCATGGTCTTTTTTTTCGATGAGGCCCATCTGCTTTTCGACAATGCTCCAAAGGCCCTGGTGGACAAGATCGAGCAGGTCGTCCGCCTGATCCGATCCAAGGGCGTGGGCATTTATTTCATCACCCAGAGCCCGGCGGATGTCCCGGATCAGATCCTGGGGCAGCTTGGCCTCAAGATCCAGCACGCCCTGCGAGCCTATACGCCACGGGAACAAAAGGCAGTGCGGGCCGTGGCCGAGAGCTTTCGGGCCAATCCCGCCTTCGATACCGGCGAGGCCATTGTCAGTCTCGGCACTGGCGAGGCCCTTGTTTCCGCACTGGATGAAAAAGGCAGGCCACGCATGGTCGAGCGGATTCTTATCCGTCCGCCCCATTCGCGCATCGGCCCGCTGACGGAACAGGAACGGGCCACCATACTGTCCCGCTCTCCGCTGAAGGGGCGTTACGATGCGGCCGTGGACCGGGAATCGGCTTTCGAGCTTTTGCAGGTCAGGGCGCACGAGTCCATGGCCCGGGCGGAAGAGGTCAGACAGGCCGAGACACAGGCCAAAGCCAAAGGGGCGGACAGCGGCTGGTTTTCGGGATCGGGTCGCAGGCAGGGCGTGGCCGAGGCTCTGGTCAAGAGCACGGTACGGACCATCGGGACCCAGCTTGGTCGTGAGATACTGCGCGGAGTGTTGGGTTCGCTCTTTGGTGGAAAGCGCTGA
- a CDS encoding molybdenum cofactor biosynthesis protein MoaE, whose amino-acid sequence MDISKKIAELKTEPGFGENVGMILVHNGVVRAWSRKDKSKVGRVKIEVDQDKVEAIRAEFEARPGIFRVVAEARSGEYVPGDDLLFLIVAGDIRENVKPALSDLLDRIKSEAVSKQELAQ is encoded by the coding sequence ATGGATATCAGCAAGAAAATCGCCGAGCTCAAGACCGAACCCGGATTCGGAGAAAACGTGGGCATGATCCTGGTGCACAATGGCGTGGTTCGCGCCTGGTCGCGCAAGGACAAATCCAAGGTCGGCCGGGTCAAGATCGAAGTCGATCAGGACAAGGTCGAAGCCATCCGCGCCGAGTTCGAAGCCCGTCCCGGCATCTTCAGGGTCGTGGCCGAAGCCAGAAGCGGTGAATACGTACCCGGCGACGACCTGCTTTTTCTGATCGTGGCCGGTGACATCCGCGAAAACGTCAAACCGGCCCTGAGCGATCTTCTGGACCGCATCAAGTCCGAAGCCGTGAGCAAGCAGGAACTTGCCCAATAA
- the moaA gene encoding GTP 3',8-cyclase MoaA → MLIDSHGRKVSYLRLSITDRCNLRCLYCRPQDEWTFIPHEQILSFEEMAELVDVARQAGVEKVRLTGGEPFARKDFIPFVGRLHVKYPDLDLRITTNGTLLADRVDELREAGISCLNISLDTLQRKKFEEITKIDAYDQVRAGIDACLKGGLRVKVNVVALKGINDDELPGFVDFARDNGVDVRFIEFMPIGYQSRWSRDNYWPAEEIISKVEKLVPLEEVLVASRNSGPARMYGISGGSGRIGVISAVSNHFCESCNRFRVTSDGKLRTCLFSDREYDVRSILRDPGHTMQDMLDLFARANAEKPMGYRLLQEREHNQVCDRTMTAIGG, encoded by the coding sequence ATGTTGATCGATTCCCACGGCAGAAAAGTCAGTTACCTGAGACTCAGCATCACGGACCGTTGCAATCTGCGTTGTCTGTATTGCAGGCCCCAGGATGAATGGACTTTCATACCGCATGAACAGATTCTGTCTTTCGAGGAGATGGCCGAACTGGTGGACGTGGCCAGACAGGCCGGAGTGGAGAAGGTCCGGCTGACCGGAGGTGAACCCTTCGCCCGCAAGGATTTCATTCCTTTCGTTGGGCGTCTGCATGTCAAGTATCCCGACCTGGATCTGCGCATCACTACCAACGGGACCCTGCTCGCGGATCGCGTGGACGAATTGCGCGAGGCGGGCATCTCCTGCCTGAATATTTCTCTTGATACCCTGCAGCGCAAAAAATTCGAGGAAATCACCAAGATCGACGCCTACGATCAGGTCCGGGCGGGCATCGACGCCTGTCTGAAGGGTGGTCTGCGGGTCAAGGTCAATGTGGTCGCCTTGAAGGGGATCAACGATGACGAGCTGCCCGGGTTCGTGGATTTCGCCCGTGACAACGGAGTGGACGTGCGCTTTATCGAGTTCATGCCCATCGGTTATCAGTCGCGCTGGAGCCGCGACAATTACTGGCCCGCCGAGGAAATCATCTCCAAGGTGGAGAAGCTGGTGCCGCTTGAGGAGGTGCTCGTAGCATCCCGCAACAGCGGCCCTGCGCGGATGTACGGTATTTCCGGCGGGTCCGGGCGAATCGGGGTCATTTCGGCGGTCAGCAATCATTTCTGCGAGAGCTGCAACCGTTTTCGGGTCACCTCCGACGGCAAGCTGCGCACCTGCCTTTTTTCAGACCGGGAATATGACGTGCGTTCCATCCTGCGCGATCCGGGGCACACCATGCAGGACATGCTTGACCTCTTTGCCCGAGCCAACGCGGAAAAGCCGATGGGCTACCGTCTGCTGCAGGAGCGCGAGCACAATCAGGTCTGCGACAGGACCATGACGGCCATTGGCGGCTAG
- a CDS encoding YcaO-like family protein, producing MTTPRESTPLRYRLTHQESLLGVAYFSPAPAESLTLEECLEHVRRTPNDEFMRAHVRPLLAALDAHSLDALHADADPVVQSLVLETALLTPAHSELWARLRVQAEAAAELTPQIFLRSVSLPDHDLHARASLLLAANIFEHQPLPGDMGALPLTAAPDSDAADPAMLKSALDPLPPCPRRPARQTYALAMERLYGLGILDGPEMRHHASLSPWGLLRRWKLDRVTSSGRFNHRLDGLMTSYGRGLCLEDAQASLAMEIVERYSSFADIRGLRISGSGDEGEIRVATCRELGDMALDPNSMRLEVSYAGQPLHWMTAHDKNGQARLVPVQSVYLFTNLDEIRLFSGLGSTGLASGNTPEEAKVSGLLEVVERDAEAVSVFDPARCFRVQSGDEEINRLLAQYRAQGIDPVFQDLTTDLGVPCYKCFVQLREGGLVKATGASLSGMRAALSALTETPFPFPGKEASAQGPDGLPVRMLEDLPDHSTGSAAGDLALLEAILEARGHSPLYADLTKRELRLPVFRAIVPGLEIVSDFDRFTRISPRLWRDVLRLKGRGA from the coding sequence GTGACCACCCCCCGCGAATCCACCCCCTTGCGCTATCGCCTGACCCACCAGGAGAGCCTGCTTGGCGTGGCCTACTTCAGCCCCGCCCCCGCCGAATCCCTGACTCTGGAAGAGTGCCTGGAGCATGTCCGCCGCACGCCCAACGACGAGTTCATGCGCGCCCACGTCCGCCCGCTCCTGGCCGCCCTCGACGCGCACAGCCTGGACGCCCTGCACGCGGACGCCGATCCCGTCGTCCAAAGCCTCGTTCTGGAAACCGCGCTGCTGACTCCGGCTCACTCGGAACTGTGGGCGCGGCTACGCGTCCAGGCAGAGGCAGCGGCGGAGCTGACTCCCCAGATATTTCTAAGGAGCGTATCCCTGCCGGACCATGATCTCCATGCCCGCGCAAGCCTGCTGCTGGCCGCGAACATTTTCGAGCACCAGCCCCTGCCAGGCGATATGGGCGCCCTGCCGCTCACGGCGGCCCCGGATTCCGACGCGGCCGACCCGGCCATGCTCAAGTCCGCCCTTGATCCCCTGCCCCCCTGTCCCAGACGCCCGGCCCGGCAGACATACGCGCTGGCCATGGAGCGGCTCTACGGACTGGGCATCCTCGACGGGCCGGAGATGCGCCACCACGCATCCCTGTCCCCATGGGGGCTGCTGCGCCGCTGGAAACTGGACCGCGTGACAAGCAGCGGCCGCTTCAACCACCGCCTGGACGGACTCATGACCAGCTACGGCCGGGGGCTTTGCCTTGAAGACGCGCAGGCCTCCCTGGCCATGGAGATCGTGGAACGCTACAGCTCCTTCGCCGACATCCGGGGCCTGCGCATCTCGGGCAGCGGCGATGAAGGCGAAATTCGCGTGGCGACCTGCCGCGAGCTTGGCGACATGGCGCTGGACCCGAACAGCATGCGTCTTGAAGTGTCCTACGCGGGCCAACCCCTGCACTGGATGACCGCCCACGACAAAAACGGACAGGCCCGACTCGTTCCGGTCCAGTCCGTATATCTGTTCACCAATCTGGATGAGATCCGCCTCTTCAGCGGACTGGGCTCCACGGGCCTGGCCTCGGGCAACACTCCGGAAGAGGCCAAGGTCAGCGGGTTGCTTGAAGTCGTGGAGCGCGATGCCGAGGCGGTCAGCGTGTTCGACCCGGCGCGGTGTTTCCGGGTGCAAAGCGGGGATGAGGAGATAAACCGATTGCTTGCGCAGTACCGCGCGCAGGGCATTGATCCCGTTTTTCAGGATCTGACCACGGATCTTGGCGTGCCCTGCTACAAATGTTTTGTGCAGCTGCGGGAAGGAGGACTGGTCAAGGCCACGGGGGCATCCCTGTCGGGCATGCGTGCGGCGCTCTCGGCCCTGACCGAGACCCCGTTCCCCTTTCCCGGCAAGGAGGCCTCGGCACAGGGGCCGGACGGCCTGCCCGTGCGCATGCTCGAAGATCTGCCGGATCATTCGACGGGTTCGGCAGCGGGCGACCTGGCCCTGCTCGAAGCGATCCTGGAAGCCCGGGGCCATTCGCCGCTCTATGCCGATCTAACCAAGCGGGAGCTGCGCCTGCCGGTCTTTCGCGCCATCGTGCCGGGTCTTGAGATCGTCTCGGATTTCGACCGCTTCACACGCATAAGCCCAAGGCTGTGGAGGGATGTGCTCAGACTGAAGGGAAGAGGCGCCTGA